Within the Nissabacter sp. SGAir0207 genome, the region ACTCTCATTAATGGCTGTGCTACTGTTCTGCCGTCAAAAAATCACTCATCTCTCTCGCCAATGGCGGGGCGTTACAGTCAGGGAGCAACGGATGCGCGCGCTTTTCCTTCTTCTCGGGTTATGTGTCACCACCGCTACACTGGCGGCCGGGCAGGGTTATGTATTGCCAGGATCGCAGGTGGAAACCCTGCATTCTGAAAACGGTGACTATCAAATCATGACCTACGTTCCGCCGGGCAACGCGCCCGCCGGGGGGTGGCCGGTCATCTATTTATTGGATGGCAATGCCGCCTTCGCGCCAGCGGCCAGCATGATGGCGTCATACTCTTGCAGCCGCTGCCCAATGCAGCCGGGTGTGGTGGTGGCGATTGGCTATCCGGGCAAATCACGCCGCGATCAGGATTACCGCCCCGCCACCCAAGAGGTCAAGCTGGAGAGCAACCCGGCTGGCGGCACCTATGATCCGGGCGCACCGGGCAATGCCCAAGCCTTTACCCGTTTTGTGATGCAGGAGTTGAAGCCGCACATCGAAACGCAGCTGCCGATCGATCATCAACGTCAGGCGCTGTTCGGCCACTCCTACGGTGGCCTCTACACGCTCTATACCGCGTTGACGCAGCCAGACACCTTCCAACACTTCTATGCTGCCAGCCCCTCGGTTTGGTGGAACAACCGTTACCTGATGACGCTGGCGAAACAGCCGCCGAAAAAGTGGCCAGATCGGCTGCGGCTGACGGTCGGGGAGTATGAGCAGTCATTGCAGCAAAGTGAGATGCAGTTGCCAGCGGAGCAGCGTGAGGTACTGGCGCGCCACCGCCAGCAGCGTGCCATGGTGGATGGCGTGCGTGAATTGGCGTGGTCATTGCAGGCGATGCCAGAGGGTGCCCGCCACGTCAGCTTTATGCTCTATCCGGGCCAGTCACACATGACGGTCATGCCGCTGGCCCTACAGGATGCGCTGCTGGATCACTTCGCGCGCTAAAGGGGGCTTTATCCGGCGTGGTTGATGCGTTCGGCCTCGCCGGAGGGGCTTTCTGCATAGCCATATTTTTGCCCCTGCTGGATGATGCGGTGCGCCCAGTTGACGTGGGTGGCTGGCTCGCACATTGCTCCGTCAGACTTGAATACCGCGCTGTCAGCATTCAGGATGCGCAATGCCTCCTGGTAGTCCCGTGGCGCGACTTTCAGGGCGGCATGGATAATGGGGATCTGGCTGGGATGAATGGCAGTCTTGCCCACCAGCCCATGCAAAATGTCCTGTTTCAGCTCCTGACGCAGCATGTCCGGCGAGTCGATCAACTCACAGACCGGCGAGGTGAGGGCAAACCCGCGTGATCCAAACACGCTGACCAGCATTTTAATCACATAGCCCAACGGCCCCTCATACAGCGTATGATCTTTGCTGCGCCTCAGCCCCAATACGCTCATCAAATCATTGCCGCCAATTCGCAACGCCAGTACCCGGTCGGCCGCGCGCTGGTGCAGCGCCTCCGCCAGCAACTGCATCTGTGCGACATCATAGACCCGCGCATCCTCCAGGGTGGGCATCCAGCGCAGGTGGCTATGTGCGGTGATCGCCAACCAGCGCTCCAGATCGGCGAGGGTAAATTTGGGCAGCACCAGCCCGGTCACCACATTGAGGCAGAGCGCGCTGTCAGCCACCAGGGCGGCAGCCATGTCAGGATGGCGCGGGCGAATAAACAGCAGCGGGCGCGGCTCGATGGGGGAGTCGGCAAGCTGTGCCAGCGTCACCCGCAGGTTGACCAGCGCCTGCGGGATATCGCGTTCCAGCACCGCATCCTCCAGACAGATCACCATAGAGAGCAACTCCGGGTACTTCTCGCCACGGGCAATCGCCAGCAATTGGGGATGGGTGGCCGGTACATACAGGGTGGCACCCAAATCGTTAGGCGTGACAGTTTCCATCATCCTCATCCTTACACCACTTTTCTGATAATGGTGACAGCCCGGTAAATCCCGATGGCCTCGCCAACCTCTTCGACCTGGATACCAGCCTCCTCCGCGAGGTGAACCAGCAGGGCCACGTCGGCATCCGCTTTATTGCTGACCAGCACATGATCTGGCACCCGGCGCATCACCGCACGGGTGGCCTCGGCGATGCCGGGTTTGATGCGGTTAAGGGAGTCAACCCGGTAGGTCTCCGCCAGCATGGCGAGCACCCGCTCGCTTAAGTGGCGACGCAGGGTGCGCCGTTCGGGGTCAGGCCGCGCGGCCGCCACCGGTTGGCTCAGCTGCGCACGCAGGGCATCAATCTCCGCGACAAACTGGCGGCTGATGTCATGGTCGAGCAGGTGGCGGCAATACATCGCGCCATGAAATTCGCCCTCGCGCCATAACGAGCGGCTGACCAGCCCGGAGACCGGCGCGCCGAGGATGCCGAACGGCATCAGCCAATCCTCGCCGGAGGCAGAGAGCCAGGCGCAGCCGCCGGGGTCGGCCAGCACCGCCAGCCGTGGCGGATGGCCAAAGGCTGGCAGCGGGGCCAGCGACGCCGCCAGCTCACGCGAAATGGCGCCCTTGCCCGTCCAGCCATCAACAAACACCACCCCGGCGCTGCCATGTGTCTGGGTGATGTGCGCCAACGCCGTTTGATCGAGTCCGCGATCGCGGATGATGCTGACGCCATAGTGCACCGCGTCGATGCCCAGATCCCGCAGGGTATGCAGCAGGCAGACGCCCAGCGGCACCCCGGCGCGCACCAGCGAAACCAGCACCAGCGGGCGGGCGCTGACCTGTTCCGCCAGGCCAAGCGCCAGTGCGGTCACCTCTTGGGCAATGCGTGGGCCAAACTGCGCCATTGCCTGCCGGTAGATGGCCTGATGCGCCGCCGATGGCGTTGGCTCCTCAGAGAGCATCTCTGAATAGTGTTTGTCGCCCCGCTGGATCAGGCGCTCCTTCTCCTCAACCGGGGTGTAATCCACCTCGACCGGCGAGAGCAGGAACGTAATGTCCGACGCATCATAAGAGCCCGAGGCGAGGGCGAAGGGGGTATGCATAATCACTCCTTAATCAATGCCGCGACAGGGCATCCTGCAACAGGGCCAGCACCTGGCTGCGCTGGGGCAGCGCCAGAAAGTCACACTGCTGCATAAAACTGAAATCCGTCAGGCTATCGCCAAAGCCGAGCACTGGCCGATCAGGCGCGTGTTCATGCAGCCGCGCCAGTAGGTAGCGCACGGCGTGGCCCTTGTCGATGCAGTTGGGCAACCAGGCAATATTATTGCCATTACGGTGGACGTAGAACCCGTCCAGATCAAAGGTTTGTGCTACCCAGTCGGCATAGCGGTTGAGCGCCTCCAGTTGGCTGCTCTCCTTCACCTTCATCACTAGATAGATGGGGATGCCATACTCCTGGCACATCCGGCACCAGCCGGGCGCGGTAGGCAGATGGGCATCCTGCGCCTGTGGGTCGGCCAACAGCGTTGATACATGCTGTTGCAGCGCCGCCAGCCGTGTCTGGTAGGGCGCAAGCTGCGCGCTGATCTGCGCTTGCCAGCTGGCATCCGGCTCGCCCTGTGGTGTCAAAATCACCGCGCCGTGGGTCGTGATGGCGTAGGAATCAAAGGGGATGCAGACCCGCGCCAGCTCGTCAGTGCCGCGCGCGGTGACCGGAATGGTCTCCGCCTGTGCCAGCATCCACTGCACCAGATTGGCCTGCCGCGCCATCATAAAGCTGCGCGGGGCGAGATCCCTGTCCAGCGCGCCGACGGCTAAGGGTTGCTGCGCCTGCGGGCCAGGGATCTTGCGCAGGGTCTGAAACAGGGTGTCGTCCAGATCGGTAAAGATGATCGGGCGGGTAAAGGCGTCGTGCGGCATATCAGCCCTCGTGGATGTGCAGATGCGGGAAGCGAACCAAAAAAGCCGGATCCCACGCGGAGGCGGGTGTCTCGGTACAGAGGATCACCCGGTCATAGGCAGCGGGATCGACGTTATAGAGGTACATCGGTACGCCCAGACCATAGTGATCCTGGAAGCTCATCGCCTGCTCAATGGCCAGCCCCGGCGAGACCGGGGAGCGGGTGGTGGAGCCAAATTTGACCTGCGCCCCTTGGTTCTCCAGCCATTCGGCCAGCAGGAACGGCTGCCAGACATACTCCCCAGAGCCAAGCACCAGAATGCGTTCGCCGGGACAGGGGGCCGGCAGGTGCAGCAGGCGCTCCACCTCGTCAACGCCCATCCGTCCCCAGCGATCCGCCAGCCCGTTCAGTGGCTGGCTGCCACGCGCGGTAATGTTGACCTGCGGGGCATCCAGCACCACCGGCGTGCTGGCCGGTGTCCAGCGCCAGCGGCCGGTGGCGAGCGAGACCGCGCTGACCGGCAGGGCGATCTGCCCGCCCAGCGCATTGGCTGACCAGTCTGTCAGGGTGGCGGTGACCACCTGCCGCAACTGGGTAAGCCCAGCGTCGTGCAGCGCACGGTAGAGGTTGAGGAAGGTTTTGCCGGTGGTGGCCTCGTCATCCACCATCACCAACGTGCGGGCCTGCTGCACCTGTTCACGCAGGGCAGGGTGGGTAGGCTGATGCACCAGATGCGCCGTGGCGTGGCTGTGCTCCTCCTCAAAACGGCAGAGCAGATCGCCACCGAGCGGGTGGCGGGTGGTGGTCAGCAGGATCGCCTGCTCACCGCGCGCACGCAGGGCGGCATGGACACCCGCCGCCAGCCCGACCGCCGTCTCCGCCATGCCCATCACCAGCAGCGGGCCGGGCAGGTTGGTGGGGATCTGGTCGGCCAGATCGCTAAAGGCTTTGCGCATCAGGCGGGGCGGGCAGGGGATATGGCGACCCAGCACCTTGCTGACAAACAGAAAGGCGCGCCGTGGATTGCGGCGCTGTGCCATAGAGAACAGCGTGTCAGCGCTCCATCCCGGCTGGCAAAAGAGGTCCAGCGACATCTTGCCCGCCGGCAGGCTGGCCTCCAAATGTTCTTCGTGACCGTGGGCATTACGCATGGTGTGACTCGCTGGCAGGAACCGGAATAGCCTCTTCCACGATACGCACCGTGGTATGGCGGAGTTGTTGGCGGGGAAGGGTTAACCCCAGCCGATCGGCCATCATGATGGCCGGTAAATTGATGCCGCTTTGCAGGCCATAGGCGACCCCGCCGCTGGGGCGCAAATTGCACTCCAGCACGCGCGGGCGGCCATCATCACCGGCCCGCG harbors:
- a CDS encoding cysteine protease StiP domain-containing protein translates to MHTPFALASGSYDASDITFLLSPVEVDYTPVEEKERLIQRGDKHYSEMLSEEPTPSAAHQAIYRQAMAQFGPRIAQEVTALALGLAEQVSARPLVLVSLVRAGVPLGVCLLHTLRDLGIDAVHYGVSIIRDRGLDQTALAHITQTHGSAGVVFVDGWTGKGAISRELAASLAPLPAFGHPPRLAVLADPGGCAWLSASGEDWLMPFGILGAPVSGLVSRSLWREGEFHGAMYCRHLLDHDISRQFVAEIDALRAQLSQPVAAARPDPERRTLRRHLSERVLAMLAETYRVDSLNRIKPGIAEATRAVMRRVPDHVLVSNKADADVALLVHLAEEAGIQVEEVGEAIGIYRAVTIIRKVV
- a CDS encoding alpha/beta hydrolase, with the protein product METLHSENGDYQIMTYVPPGNAPAGGWPVIYLLDGNAAFAPAASMMASYSCSRCPMQPGVVVAIGYPGKSRRDQDYRPATQEVKLESNPAGGTYDPGAPGNAQAFTRFVMQELKPHIETQLPIDHQRQALFGHSYGGLYTLYTALTQPDTFQHFYAASPSVWWNNRYLMTLAKQPPKKWPDRLRLTVGEYEQSLQQSEMQLPAEQREVLARHRQQRAMVDGVRELAWSLQAMPEGARHVSFMLYPGQSHMTVMPLALQDALLDHFAR
- a CDS encoding phosphoribosyltransferase domain-containing protein, translated to MRNAHGHEEHLEASLPAGKMSLDLFCQPGWSADTLFSMAQRRNPRRAFLFVSKVLGRHIPCPPRLMRKAFSDLADQIPTNLPGPLLVMGMAETAVGLAAGVHAALRARGEQAILLTTTRHPLGGDLLCRFEEEHSHATAHLVHQPTHPALREQVQQARTLVMVDDEATTGKTFLNLYRALHDAGLTQLRQVVTATLTDWSANALGGQIALPVSAVSLATGRWRWTPASTPVVLDAPQVNITARGSQPLNGLADRWGRMGVDEVERLLHLPAPCPGERILVLGSGEYVWQPFLLAEWLENQGAQVKFGSTTRSPVSPGLAIEQAMSFQDHYGLGVPMYLYNVDPAAYDRVILCTETPASAWDPAFLVRFPHLHIHEG
- a CDS encoding HpcH/HpaI aldolase/citrate lyase family protein, translated to MMETVTPNDLGATLYVPATHPQLLAIARGEKYPELLSMVICLEDAVLERDIPQALVNLRVTLAQLADSPIEPRPLLFIRPRHPDMAAALVADSALCLNVVTGLVLPKFTLADLERWLAITAHSHLRWMPTLEDARVYDVAQMQLLAEALHQRAADRVLALRIGGNDLMSVLGLRRSKDHTLYEGPLGYVIKMLVSVFGSRGFALTSPVCELIDSPDMLRQELKQDILHGLVGKTAIHPSQIPIIHAALKVAPRDYQEALRILNADSAVFKSDGAMCEPATHVNWAHRIIQQGQKYGYAESPSGEAERINHAG